A portion of the Acidihalobacter yilgarnensis genome contains these proteins:
- a CDS encoding phosphohexomutase domain-containing protein, translating to MNGININLDHYHTLAQRYAFLGEVGSQLRCADVLVLARAYGDLASPQGDGMFAIGHDARASSASLAELVSIGLRSGGHHVTHLDECTTPCLEWSISELNLCGGMMITGGHASPDWNGLRFYHKQAQPMPVAPIAEAASRWSRMEDLLSTECTQTLCRLPMLSDYAASLRQWVRSVALMKLALDAGNGQIGVQVDAILSHLNGIRVWPLGFESDPGFKTSGPNPFGRNKLKRLARVVKDNGCNFGAAIDVSGECLAVVDEQGSSVSPEALGWLLARQQTEVYPDRKILFDPACHPRPSDIETAEAVGGGAFEAWGALHKNAASLYFDDHGHYAFSDIPGTSNALFALMMLIRYIDERGTTLSELLSMSSNR from the coding sequence GTGAATGGAATTAATATTAACCTTGACCACTATCACACATTGGCTCAGCGCTACGCCTTTCTGGGTGAGGTGGGTTCGCAACTGCGTTGCGCAGATGTGTTGGTGCTGGCCAGAGCCTATGGCGACCTTGCTTCGCCGCAAGGCGATGGCATGTTCGCCATTGGTCACGACGCGCGCGCCAGTTCCGCGTCGCTGGCAGAGCTGGTCAGCATCGGTTTACGTTCGGGAGGGCATCACGTCACCCACCTGGATGAATGTACTACGCCCTGCTTGGAGTGGTCGATTTCGGAACTCAATTTGTGTGGTGGCATGATGATCACAGGCGGGCATGCGTCACCCGACTGGAATGGATTGCGCTTCTATCATAAACAGGCACAGCCTATGCCGGTCGCACCCATCGCAGAAGCCGCCTCCCGCTGGTCCCGTATGGAGGATTTGCTCAGTACGGAATGCACCCAGACACTGTGCCGGCTTCCAATGCTGTCAGATTATGCGGCATCCCTTCGCCAGTGGGTGAGGTCAGTCGCGCTGATGAAGCTGGCGCTCGACGCGGGGAACGGTCAGATTGGCGTACAAGTAGACGCAATCCTTTCGCACCTCAATGGCATCCGTGTCTGGCCGCTGGGATTTGAGTCAGATCCTGGATTTAAGACCAGTGGGCCTAATCCATTCGGTCGCAATAAATTAAAACGTCTTGCTCGAGTGGTGAAGGATAACGGTTGCAATTTCGGAGCGGCCATTGATGTCAGCGGTGAATGCTTGGCTGTAGTCGATGAGCAAGGCAGTAGCGTGTCGCCCGAAGCATTAGGTTGGCTGTTGGCACGTCAGCAAACCGAAGTGTATCCTGACCGCAAAATCTTGTTCGATCCAGCTTGCCATCCTCGCCCATCGGATATCGAAACCGCCGAAGCAGTGGGTGGAGGTGCCTTCGAAGCATGGGGAGCGTTACACAAAAACGCCGCCAGCCTTTATTTTGATGATCACGGTCATTATGCGTTCTCAGACATACCCGGTACGTCCAATGCGCTGTTCGCGCTCATGATGTTGATCAGATACATAGATGAGCGGGGTACAACACTATCCGAACTGTTATCCATGTCTTCAAACAGATAA
- the tnpC gene encoding IS66 family transposase produces the protein MQKATSTRTEDTTDIASLSVPQMITLVQSEDAKIQTLKHQLDWFKRQLFGAPGAAARSDPELYLGEMISPPSTPTAPPSRTVTAHTRRVAQRDLTTDSEAVPFFDESRVPIQTIHVPDAATAGLTEDQFEVIGEKVSYRLAQRPGSFVVLKYLRPVTKRRDTQVISCPPAPISVIEGGRADVSFAAGLLVDKFVYHLPLYRLNQRLADNGITVSRPWLTQLSQKNIALLEPIHDAQFDVIRGGRVIAMDETPIKAGRRGDGKMKVEYFGPVYGEHDEVCFPFFPSRAHANVINLLGLSPAEGSVLLSDGYGAYASYAKKTGLTHAQCWAHTRRGFFEAQAAAPEGAREALELYVVEEQIREGKLTGENKRLHRLTHSKPQVERFFDWIDRQFQGLLPSNPFTKALAYARERRLGLEVFLTDLDVPIDTNHLERALRVIPMGRKNWNFCWTELGAKHVGIVQSLIVTCRLHGIDPYTYLVDVLQRVGQHPSSRVAELTPRQWKQHFAENPLRSDLYAIDAG, from the coding sequence ATGCAAAAAGCGACATCTACCCGCACGGAGGACACGACGGACATCGCGTCATTGAGCGTGCCGCAGATGATCACCCTAGTGCAGTCCGAGGATGCCAAGATCCAGACGCTGAAGCACCAGCTCGACTGGTTTAAACGCCAGTTGTTCGGGGCACCTGGCGCCGCTGCCCGATCCGACCCAGAGCTGTATCTGGGCGAGATGATATCGCCGCCGTCCACGCCGACAGCGCCGCCGTCCCGCACGGTAACTGCCCACACGCGGCGCGTCGCCCAGCGCGACCTGACGACCGACAGCGAGGCGGTACCCTTTTTCGACGAGTCTCGGGTGCCGATCCAGACGATCCATGTGCCCGATGCCGCCACGGCCGGGTTGACGGAAGATCAGTTCGAGGTGATCGGCGAGAAGGTCAGCTACCGCCTGGCACAGCGGCCAGGCAGCTTCGTGGTGCTGAAGTACCTGCGCCCGGTGACCAAGCGCCGCGACACCCAGGTGATCAGCTGCCCGCCGGCACCGATCAGCGTCATCGAGGGTGGCCGCGCCGACGTCAGCTTCGCCGCCGGGCTGCTGGTGGACAAGTTCGTCTATCACCTTCCGCTGTATCGCCTGAACCAGCGGCTGGCCGATAACGGGATCACCGTCAGCCGGCCGTGGTTGACCCAGCTGTCGCAGAAGAACATCGCGCTGCTGGAGCCGATCCACGACGCTCAGTTCGACGTGATTCGCGGCGGCCGGGTGATCGCCATGGACGAGACGCCAATCAAGGCCGGTCGACGCGGCGATGGCAAGATGAAGGTCGAGTATTTCGGGCCGGTGTATGGCGAACACGACGAAGTGTGTTTTCCGTTCTTCCCCTCGCGCGCCCATGCCAACGTAATCAACCTGCTGGGGCTGTCCCCTGCCGAGGGCAGCGTGCTGCTGTCCGATGGCTATGGCGCCTACGCCAGCTACGCGAAGAAGACCGGCCTGACCCACGCCCAATGCTGGGCGCATACACGACGCGGCTTCTTCGAGGCCCAAGCGGCCGCGCCTGAGGGCGCACGCGAGGCGCTGGAACTGTATGTCGTCGAGGAGCAGATCCGCGAAGGCAAGCTGACCGGCGAGAACAAGCGCCTGCATCGGCTGACCCACAGTAAGCCGCAGGTGGAACGGTTCTTCGACTGGATCGATCGCCAGTTCCAAGGTCTGTTGCCCAGCAACCCATTCACCAAGGCACTAGCCTATGCGCGCGAACGCCGACTGGGTCTGGAAGTCTTCCTGACCGATCTGGATGTGCCGATCGACACCAACCATCTGGAACGCGCCCTGCGGGTGATACCGATGGGCCGCAAGAACTGGAATTTTTGCTGGACCGAACTCGGTGCCAAGCACGTCGGCATCGTGCAGAGCCTGATCGTCACTTGCCGTCTGCACGGCATCGACCCCTATACCTATCTGGTCGATGTGTTGCAGAGGGTCGGCCAGCATCCGTCCTCGCGGGTCGCCGAACTCACCCCGCGACAGTGGAAGCAGCACTTCGCCGAGAACCCGCTGCGCTCGGATCTCTACGCTATCGACGCCGGCTAG
- a CDS encoding IS5 family transposase — translation MKQQTLAMAADSGEGFEVYRRATRRDVFLSTMEELVPWSALCAVIEPHYPKAGKGRPPVGLERMLRMYFVQHWFNLADEACEEALLDSTSLRRFVGIDLGRERVPDGTTLLKFRRLLEQHDLGATLFAQVNQTLQDRGLKVGTGTIVDATIIGAPSSTKNAHKTRDPDMHQTRKGQQWYFGMKLHIGVDSRTGVVHSAAVTAANVHDKHLLADLLHGEERRVYGDSAYASQKALIRAHAPRAKDFTNQRISKRGEVDEAERSRNRNKSRIRARVEHVFAVVKRLWGFSKVRYRGLDKNANRSFVVLGLANLYLSRTRVPT, via the coding sequence ATGAAACAGCAGACACTGGCGATGGCAGCGGACTCAGGCGAAGGATTCGAGGTCTATCGGCGGGCGACGCGTCGTGATGTGTTTCTATCGACGATGGAGGAACTCGTGCCGTGGTCCGCGTTGTGTGCGGTGATCGAGCCCCACTACCCGAAGGCAGGGAAAGGTCGTCCACCGGTGGGGCTGGAACGGATGCTGCGGATGTACTTCGTGCAGCACTGGTTCAACCTGGCTGACGAGGCGTGTGAAGAAGCGCTGCTGGACAGCACGTCGCTGAGGCGATTCGTGGGCATTGATCTGGGCCGCGAGCGGGTCCCGGACGGAACGACCCTGCTGAAGTTTCGTCGCCTGTTGGAGCAGCACGACCTGGGTGCGACGTTGTTCGCACAGGTCAATCAGACCCTGCAGGATCGGGGCCTGAAGGTCGGTACTGGAACGATCGTCGACGCCACGATCATCGGTGCGCCGAGCTCGACCAAGAATGCCCACAAGACACGTGATCCCGACATGCATCAGACCCGCAAGGGCCAACAGTGGTATTTCGGTATGAAGCTACACATCGGTGTGGACAGTCGTACCGGCGTGGTGCACAGCGCGGCGGTCACCGCCGCCAACGTGCACGACAAACACCTGCTCGCGGACCTACTGCACGGCGAGGAGCGTCGAGTCTATGGCGATAGTGCCTACGCCAGTCAAAAAGCGCTGATTCGGGCGCATGCCCCTCGGGCGAAGGACTTTACCAATCAACGCATCAGCAAGCGTGGCGAAGTTGACGAGGCCGAACGTTCGCGTAACCGCAACAAATCGCGGATCCGGGCCCGAGTCGAGCACGTCTTTGCGGTGGTGAAGCGGCTGTGGGGGTTCAGCAAAGTGCGCTACCGGGGTTTGGACAAGAATGCCAACCGCAGCTTCGTGGTCCTCGGGTTAGCTAACCTGTACCTATCACGGACCCGAGTACCCACCTGA
- a CDS encoding IS630 family transposase — translation MEKEDARKQSREVLHERRKQVIRLYRKGMPVMRIVEHSGLSWYAVNAAITAYSTAGAVALKPAARGKKQGSGRRLSGSQEMAVRQIICDKRPEQLKMEFALWNRAAVMQLIERECGIKLSVRGVGNHLKRWGFTPQKPIKKAYEQSPEAVKAWLDNEYPAIEQRAKAEGAEVHWGDETAVVNTDVRGRSYAPVGKTPVTLAVGGTRQKLSMIATVTNQGKTRWMIIDEAFNADRLIEFLEALLRDAAKKVFLILDNLRVHHSKPVKAWVEAHKDKIELFYLPSYSPELNPEERLNADLKQALYSKVPVRTKARLKAATTEHMRTLEKSPERVKKYFQDARVKYAA, via the coding sequence ATGGAAAAAGAAGACGCCCGCAAGCAGTCGCGAGAAGTACTGCACGAGAGACGCAAGCAAGTCATCCGCCTGTACCGCAAGGGAATGCCCGTGATGCGAATTGTTGAGCATAGCGGCCTGAGTTGGTATGCCGTGAACGCTGCGATCACGGCTTATTCAACTGCGGGGGCGGTGGCCCTCAAGCCTGCTGCGCGCGGCAAGAAACAAGGAAGCGGACGCAGATTGAGCGGATCGCAAGAAATGGCTGTACGGCAAATCATTTGCGACAAGCGGCCGGAACAGCTGAAGATGGAATTTGCGCTGTGGAACCGGGCAGCGGTTATGCAGCTGATTGAGCGCGAATGCGGCATCAAGCTATCTGTACGGGGTGTTGGCAACCATCTCAAGCGCTGGGGATTTACTCCGCAAAAGCCGATCAAGAAAGCCTACGAGCAATCCCCAGAGGCGGTGAAGGCTTGGCTGGACAACGAATACCCGGCCATTGAGCAACGCGCCAAGGCAGAAGGTGCCGAGGTTCATTGGGGAGACGAAACAGCGGTGGTCAATACCGATGTGCGTGGTCGCAGCTACGCGCCGGTGGGAAAGACCCCGGTGACTTTAGCGGTGGGCGGCACACGCCAGAAACTATCGATGATCGCCACCGTCACCAACCAGGGCAAGACTCGCTGGATGATTATTGATGAGGCGTTCAACGCGGATAGGCTGATTGAGTTTCTGGAAGCACTGCTCCGGGACGCAGCAAAGAAAGTGTTCCTGATTCTGGATAATCTACGAGTACACCACAGCAAGCCGGTCAAGGCTTGGGTTGAAGCGCATAAAGACAAGATTGAGTTGTTCTATCTGCCCAGCTATAGCCCGGAATTGAACCCGGAAGAGCGGCTTAATGCTGACTTGAAACAGGCTCTTTATTCGAAAGTTCCGGTACGCACCAAAGCCAGGCTGAAAGCAGCGACAACCGAGCACATGCGGACACTGGAGAAGTCGCCTGAACGCGTCAAAAAATATTTCCAGGATGCTCGCGTAAAATATGCAGCGTGA
- a CDS encoding transposase domain-containing protein yields MNGLDPMTYLRQALAMIATHPINRNDELLPWQLPLPSVPDAAKEVA; encoded by the coding sequence ATCAACGGCCTTGATCCGATGACCTATTTGCGGCAGGCTCTTGCCATGATCGCCACTCATCCGATCAACCGAAACGACGAACTGCTGCCCTGGCAACTGCCATTGCCGTCGGTGCCCGATGCCGCCAAGGAGGTCGCATGA